The window CCTTACATCATTCCATATGTCTTTACGTAAAGCCCCACACACTCCACCTGCTGGCCATTCTTGCTCTCAGCTGCCGCCACCTTCACGCTGAATTAGAATCTGAAAATGGCAATATATGGGGTTTCTAAAAGAAGTCATGAGTAATACAATGTCTTAAGAGCTAAAGACTTAACCTAACCAGGAGGTGGCgtactggatagagcatcaaactaggacgcagaggacccaggttcgaaacccagagctCGCGGGTTtcagtgcaagctcatctggtttaagcaaggctcaccagcttgagccccaaggccactggcttgaacaaggggtcacttggtctgctgtaaccccctggtgccacaacaaagaactgatgcttctcatctctctctcttcctgtctatccctctctctatctctctctgtctctgtaacaaaataataataataataatgactcatGATTTATTTTTCCAAGGTCTGTGAAGGGGCAACCATATAAGGAGCAGAGTTCCCCCcctcttgtctttattttatcatTCTGTCATATTTACAAAGGAGAAATCTGGTGGTTAAAAATATGTTCCCTGGAACCAAGCTACCTAAGAATGGATCTTGTGATTGTGATCTCGTTGGGCCTGTTGTTAGTTATGTGATCTAGGGCAAGTAGCATCCTCTCCGTGGATCAGTTTCCTTATGGGTAAAAATGAGGATGATGGTGGTACTCAAAACATAGAGCCATGTGAAGATGATATGAGGTCTTGCCTGAGAGATGCTTAGCATTCGCTGTGTCTGGTGTTACCAGTTGGTTTTCAAACCATTACAAAACAATGACTTCTAACAGCAATAATTTATTAGCTCAGAATTTCTTGGGGAAGCAATTTATACAGGACTCAGCTGGGTGATTCTTCAGCTAGTCTCTCCTGGGCTCGCCCATGTGGCCGCAGTCAGCAGGGGTTATCTGTGAGCCAGTAGGAGAGTTAGCCACAGCCCCGGGCCTGGCTGCTGATGCTGGGTTTGTCTGTGCTAGCTGTTCACTGTGCTGGTGGAAGTGGAGTGGGCCATGTAGAGATGTCATTTTCAAAAGCAGGAAGAGaagccaagaaaaataaaatttaaagaaaaagagagagagggcaagattTAGGGCACCGTCCCTTTTCAAGCTTCTTATTAGATTACATTTACTATTGTTCCACTGGCTAGATAGAGCAAGTTGCACGGTTAAGCCCAGAGTTGTAAGCCAGGGGGAAAAATCAGgataatgaggaaaataaaagaacttcTCGAGGTTATTGTAGCACCAATCTACTGCATAGAATGTATAGAAATTGTTGGATAAATTTTGGTCATCACATTTATACCTCATCTCTTTTGATAGCCATAAGTGTACAGTGACATGTTCAGGAATTATAGTGttatcccaattttttttttagtttttttttcttttccttttttctcaattcctccacctccctatacccatctcccacccccacccaacagctgtcagcctgctctctatctatgagtctgtctctattttgcttgttagtttattttgttcattatacagTGGTATcccaattttaaatttaaaaaatctgaaagtGATTTAGCCATTATCCTACAGAGCCCATGTCATAATCAAGCACGAGTTTTGAGGACTCTAAACCCACAAATTTTCCATCTCTTAGGCTGTTTCCctgacattaaaaagaaacagtaataTCTCAGGTTATTTCTCATTTCCTTCATTTAGGTTCACAGTCCAGCCTggatgaagtgataaaaaatctTGTAGCTATTAAATCCGGCCAGGTCAAGCTAAAACAATGCGTCCTCTTTATGATCTCTGGAACAGCAAAGAAATTGGTTCCTTCCCTGCTGGATGCCCAGAAGTTATCACCTGATGGTGGTGCATACAATTCCACAACAGTTCTGTAAGTTTGACAGAAGCCACTCTGCTTTGCTCAGCTCTGTCACTGCTGTAGGAGTTCGTGTATTGGTTTTCTGACTGCTGCTGCAAAAAAAATCACCTCAAACTGAGGTGGCTGAAAACCACAGAAAGTTATTCTCTCACAGAGAATAgaagaggctggaagtctgaaggGAGGGTGTTGGCAAGCCAGTGTTCCCTTTAAAGCCTGTAGGAGAGAATCCttctttgcctcttccagcttctggtagctctaagcattccttggcttgtggctgcatcactcaAGTCTCTGATTTTACActcacatggccttctcctctGTGCATGTGTCTTCTCTTCTGCCTGTTATAAGGATTGCCATTGGATTTAAGGTCCAGGATGATTTCAGGTTGAGATCCTTAATTTctttacatctgcaaagacccttttcaAAAGAAAGTCACATTTTCAGGTTCCAACTTCTCTTCCAGCTCTTGCttggactcctttttttttttttttttttttttaccaattttccTGCAAAGTAGCCAGAGTAAACTTCTTGTAAAAACTATAAATTAGAAcatatctctcccttcttaaAAGACTCTGTTACTTCCCATCTCACCTTGAAATAATTCCAAACTCCTTCACAGCCTTAGAAGAGCCAGCATTCATTGACATTTTAGACCTTATCTCTTTTGCTTACTTCCCCAACAACGCTGGTCTTCCTAGATGTTGATCATCATGGCTCATGGCAGCCTCACCTCCACCCTGCCCACTCTACACACACGACTTCTTTTGTTATTCAGGACTTCTCAAATGGCACACTACCAAAGAGTGTTAGCTAAACCACTCACCTAAGGTCACTTCCTAGTTATTTTGCACATATGATCcagttttatattctttatagCAATTTGTGATCATTTGGAATTAGCTAACTTAGTCAACTTACATACTTATTTGATGTTTGAACTCTCTTAATGCAACAATGCAACCTCCCCCCAACCCAGAGCAGATACCTTCTCTGTCTTGTTCAATGATAGAGACTCACAATTAGAACAGCAAGCACCTAGTAcagagtaggtgcttaataaattcCTGTTTAGTGAATTCACAGAACAGAAGATTTCCAAAAGAGAGGATTTTTAACAAGTTTTACCTTTTCTCCCATTGAGGTCTAGTTAAACACTGAAGAGAGTTAAAAACTGATGGTGGAGATTTGATCTGGAGACTCCCCGTCCCTGTGGCCCTCTGTGGGTTACCATGCATGGAAAAGCTTTAGTCACACTGTATCACACATTACACCAGAAAAGCACTTGCATATCTTTAATCTCATTTGATTCTCTTGCCCATCCCATAGACAAGGTAGGAGATATTATCCCCCTTTTCATACCAGAAAACAAGCTCAGATGATGCTATAGCCCGTTCAGGTCACGTGGAAGGAAGGTCAAGGCAAAACTGGGGCTTGAGTCTCTATCTTCTAGTTCTACACTGTGGGCTCTTTTCAGGACACCCCACAGAACCCCCTTACAACAGAGCAGAAACTTTCAGACATCATGTTCTGTACCTGAGGGGCCACCTGCAGTCCACATCACTGCCCCCTATGGACTTGAACTTCCCCACAGTGGCCAGGGGCCCTCCGCCACCAGTATTCTAAGAGTCCATGGTTCTCAGCTCTGACTTTACGGATTGCTCGCCTCTGGTTTGGGGCACTTGTTTATTTGCTCTGAAACCTTTCCCTTCTGGGTAAAAGGAAGATAAGAACACTTGCCCTATCCAGCTTGGAGGTTATGTTCAAGGCCAAGTGAAGCAATTGCAGCTTATTTCTCTGGGGTGCTTATTCTCTCCTCGGTCCGGTTCCAGCACCGATATCCATGGGCTCCTGTAAGCCTCATAATGATTCTAGGAGGCAAGTGTGCTTCTCATTCATATTTATTAGATgacaaaagaaagggagagatgaaatcATCAGCCCCAAATCACACAAGTAGTCAGTTGATGAACACAAGCAGCCTGGCTGTAGAACACCGACCATTAATTATATGCTGCAATTTGCCTCCTGGGATTATCTGGAGGGAAACAAATATAATACTTCCCCATATGTGTGCTATTATGggctattatttttcttcattctcaaTAGCAAACAAAAAATGTTCAAACTCTCATCCCTGGATGTCACCCACGCTGCCCTGGTGGATAAATTCTGGAGTTTTGGCGGCAATGAGAAGAGCCAGAGATTCATCGAGCGCTGTATCCAGAACTTCCCCACCTTCTGTCTGCTGGGACCTGAGGGGACTCCTGTGTCCTGGGACCTGATGGACCAGACAGGAGAGCTGCGAATGGCCGGCACCGTGCCTGAGTACCGAAGACACGGTCTTATTTTTCATGTCATCAGGGCCCAGGTCCAGGCTCTGGAGAAATTTAACTTCCCCATGTATTCTCATGTGGATAGAGCCAACCACGCCATGCACAAAGTGTGCTTCAAACTGTCATTTGTCCCCATGCCTGCTGACTGGAACCAGTGGAAATATGAGCCTCTGTGAGGCAGTCCTGaataaaaaatggtgttggatGGGACGGTTATGTGGCAAGAGGAACATATGGTGGataaagagaaacaatcaattggaATCAGTGGAAATGACGTGGTTTCTGAGCACTGGGGAAAGACAGTGCTGGGTGACGCACAGGACGGCCTCCGTCCTTATGCTCATCCCTCACAGAGTCCCATCGTTTCCTCGGGAGGACGCTGTCCAGCGGCCCACGCCCCTCACTGCAGGACTTTCAGCGCACTTCATGATCAGTCACGTGTTGTCCTATCTTGCTCTTCCTGGAAGTCTGGCTCATTGACCCTGGCCAATTGGCCAGGAGGTGGTAACATTTTGTGCAGCACTCTGATTTTactctctggttttttttttgttttttttctttctctggacaGTGGCCTGTCTTTTCAACAGGTCATCCTTTCCCAGGTCACTTCTTAAGCTTTATATTAAATCATGAGAAATGCAATGCACAACCTAAATAATATGAGGGCAGGAAGCAAGTGAACTCAGTTCAGATGGAGAAAgccaaatactgtatgatttcactcatgagtgagatatttttaaaaagtgaacaaaacaaatGTGATAGATGCAGACTATAGGTTATTGGTTATCAGACAGaaagggttggggaggggggaggcaaaATGGTAAATGGAGTCAACTGTATACTGACAGATGGAAACCAAAACTTTGGTGGTGAGAGCGCTGTCGTGTATACAGATGCCAAGTTATaacactgtacacctgaaactcatagGATGTTACAAATCAGTGTCAGTGCAATTtaaaaagggagacagaaagagtaTGAATGTTTAGTGAGAAGATTGGATGGCAGAACCCACGCATACCACAAACCTTTGCTGAGCACAGTGTTAGGCACTGTGCTGGTGCAGCTATGAGGGTGAGCAGAACAGATGATTCCTAACTGTGCACACCTCATAAGTAAAGCGTCTACGGAAAGAGATGGAGATCACCAGTGCCATCACATAAGTCAACTCATTCTGAGAAAATTCGAGGTGTGTAAAGGATAAAGTGAAAGTAGCTACAGATCCGTGTAAGATAGACTCTTGACTTGCGGAGGTAGGAGGAGGCTCCTGTTAGAGAAACAGGAGGCAGCATGGTCTAAGCAGCTGTATTAGAAAGAAGATGAGGTTTGTAAGATCCTTAGTTTTACCTTGAAGTGGTTGTGACTCACTCAGGCAAGACACAAAACACCTGACCAGCCTATCTTGCAGACATGTTCACAAGCAATCGACATGCTTTCGGTCAGGGTGCTCTGTAACCTGTAAAAGTTCATAACCTTATTCTTTAAAGAAAACGTCCAGCAGAAACCCTTGACCCCTTCTAACAGTTTCATGGTCTCTAGGGAATCTCAGCGGGTCTCAAAATGATATTATCGTCTCTATGTCAGATGGAGTCCCTTCTCCTCTCCAGTTCCCCACCCTCCCTGCTCCAGGACCTGCTCCCATCTCCCACCCTCTACTCTCTTTTCccatgctcttttcactgccagagcttaaaaataacacattattCAAAACCATTCTCCAAAGCGTCTCCTATCATAGAGCCTTCCCTAAAATGTCCAATTTGAAAATGATTTCTCTCTCCTGTGAACTCCTCCATCATTTTACTCATACCTTTCTGGGGGACTCCCATTCGTCTAAGTCTACATTCTTTCAAATAGTTGGGAAGGGGGGTTAGGggttgttcttgtttgtttgtttgtttgtttgttttttgcacaGCTGCTGGCATAAGAAGGTCATTGACCTTAAGGGAAGAGGTGTTTTGCTCCTAGATGATGCGAAGGCAACATAGTGGAGTAGACACCCATGGCAATCTCGAATTGGGTTAAGCAGTTGAGAAGGGCTCTGATGTGGACATTTTCTTTAATGGTAGagttaaataatttcatttatttccattttatagtataaTCTATAAATCTAAATCttctaaaggtaaaaaaaaaaattcattttccaCCAAGAAAAAGGCccaggagaaaaagggaggggggggtTAAGGAGAAGTAGAGTACAAAGAagtgggtaaaaaaaaattttcttcagaGAACTTTGTCATGTTCCAAGGATGGCAGAAATGACTTTGGAGGGTGACATTAGAGGGAGTGACAACGtaaaaacctataaaaaaaaatcctctcctTGATAAAGGTAACAAGAACACTGGAAAAGttgtcaaaattaattttatttcagaacTCTAAAAATTAACCCAAAGTATGCATCAATTCAAGGAGTATTTTATTCCAGAAAATGGCTGACTCTTGGTAAGAATGATGAGCTTTATGGGGCTGTAACTTGTCCTGTCCCCATCACTGTTTCCCCGTCACCATTTCTCCAACTTTTCAGAACCATGTTAACCAACAGCCTTGTAATCTCGGTGAAAACCTGCAGCCTAGGAGCTACTGGAAAGGGCAGAATGTACTTGGAACCGCCCCAAGCAGCCTTTTCAGAGTTTTTCTTTATAGGATTTGAGTCTTCTAATTATATCTAAGAAATCTAGAAGACTACATGTGTATAGGGGTATGTACATGCCTAGGACTATGTGCATGCCCAGGAAATCACAGAGAAGGATCTAAGCCCTCACCTCTGCCTGACCTTGAGGCCGTCCACACACAGGAAGTGACGGTTAAAGTGGAGGTGCGCTGCCCGCCTGCACATCAAAGACATGCCTCCACACAAAGGCAGAATCCTTCTGCAAAGGCGGGGAGAGTACTGGTTCCAGTCATTGAAGGAAACCACTTGGTTGACCACAAAGCTCACTGATCAGAAACTGTTGTGACCACACGAGACAAACTTTATGAATACACTTATAACCACGAAAGTGTACACTGTAAAAGGGTGAAGTTTGTGATGTGTGACTCATAttgcaaaatgaaataaatatagaaaaacaaaagcacaaaagatAAACAAGCTAAAGCAATACTGGCAATGGTAATAAGTAATTCATAGGAGAAATATCAGTGCCCCCCcaaaatgtacatatatgtaaGCAATCATCAATCTTATGAGAAATCATCAATGACTTATTAATaagatgtttttttaatttttgaggaatttccctggccctggccctggcctggaTTAGACCAGAAGTTTTACTCCTTCTTGCATCATATGGCTTGAGCTGCATACCTtgtgtggttttttattttataaactttaaccTTGACCTCATCCACAGATGCATAAGTTTGCATAAGCTTCTTTTCCCCTGTCATTGGTTGACTGGTATACCTGCCACACAAAAGCCAGCCTAGTACCAGAAATTCACCTCTCCCCTTTCATTACCAGTCTCATGTCTTTCCCACAAGTGGCTCCAAACATGCTCTCACCTTGCATCTGCAAATGTTGCTGCCAGTTGATAACACCTGGCAAACCAACGACCTCATGTAAATCCCCTGGAGTCTTAGAATAAACTTAGTAAGTGCTGGTGTAGTGATCAAGGTCATCtgttagcccagtggttctcaacctgtgggtcgcgaccccggcgggggtcgcgacccacaggttgagaactgctgtgttAGCCTGATAGGTTGGAaaaagacaactggactttggaaCATTGGGAAATCTACATAATAGAAAATGTGTTCATCTGAACTCTGACACAAATACCACAGAGGAATGAGCTCAGGTTTCAGTAGGAGAATTGGTCACTCCTACCTGCTCTCATGGCCAGATGTTGACTGTGCTAAAATTAGGCcaccacgcctgaccaggcagtggcgcagtggatagaggttggactggaatgcggaaggacccaggtttgagaccctgaggtcaccagcttgagcgtggactcatctggcttgagcaaaatgctcaccagattgaacccaaggtcgctggctccagcaaggggtacttggtctgctgtagccccatggtcaaggcacatatgagaaagcaatcaatgaacaactaaggtgtcgcaacgaaaaactgatgattgatgcttctcatctctctccgttcctgtctgtctgtccctgtctatcctttctctgactctctctctgtctttgttaaaaaaataaataaaaataaaaaaataaaataaaataaaattaggccaCCTGTCTACCAGCACCTGAATCTTGAATGGGTTCttctggtatgtgtgtgtgtgtgtgtgtgtgtgtgtgtgtgtgtgtgtatactttccATAAACCTGCAGTAACCCAAACAATAGGAAGAGTCAAGGCATTGGGAGAACACAACTGCCTCCTATGGCTCtgaataaatattgaaataaaattcataGACTCTAAGGATAACTGGGATTGGGGTCTGTATACAGCACGTTCACCAAGTGGTATCTGCTCAAACAGCTTGAGTCACAGAGAATTCATTACCTTCAAAGACTCCTTAATCTACTCTTGGAAGCTCTGGCTATTACTAAAAAGACTTGTTGTCCGATAAGACCCTTTTGTGGTTTCTCTTTTAAACCAAAGTCTGAGGCCATGCAGAATTGGGTGCTCATTTTCATCCTATGGAACTTCAGGTGACTGAAGGTTACTGCCTTAGTGACAATTATGCttatttaattagcatttcttaGATGCCAGTTACTATCTCAAACCCTGAATTGacattatctaatttaattctcataaGTACCTGAGGAGGCACctactattatttctattttagaacTGACAACACTTAGAGACATGAAGTGCCTTGCTTAAATTCACGTGGCTAAGGAATTCCAGATTTACCCAAGTCCAGACCTCATGACAATCCTGCTTTGGCATTCCACTTCTCTAGTACGGTCAAAGTTAAAGGAAGGGTTGTGGGAGAAAGACTGATGGAAGGACATATTCCAAGATGTTGTATTTGCTGGGATGTGGTGAGGTGGAACCATGGCTTTTCACTTGCAGACTGGCATGGCTTCCTTCAGGTACCAGGCTTGGGAAGCTGTGACAATGCCTTCCAGGGAGCACCATGGGTACAGTGTGCCCCCTGGTGTCCGAATCAAGGCTCTGCCACTCACTTATAAGCTGAGACCTTACGGTTACCTGAATTGTTGCTGGCCCGGTtcccttatttttaaaaggtaaataataGTATCTTGGTGttgcaaatattaaattaaaataatgaacagaaaataagaatttaatattGCATCTGGCTTATGGTAAGCACTCTGTAAATGTTATCAATCTTGCTCCCAAGTTAGCAGTAGAGCCAATGCCAACGGCTAGGGCTTCAGAACTCAAGTCCAGTGCTTTAATTAGCGTGCGTGGGGCTGGGTTTGAACTAGGCAATAGTAGGAGGAGCAACATCAACCCCAGAAGCCTTTGGCTGGATGCAAACTGCTTGTGCGTATATCAAGTTAGGTAAGCTCAAAACAACCTTCACTTCACAGATGATCACTTATAGAGTCTCCAGTTACATAGCGGGAAAGTATGCCATAAACCAGAGCTCTGGGTTCTTCTGCAAGACTGGTAATAGAACTTTCAATATTCAGAGCTTTCTGAATATCCCATAAGGGTTGGCAgcctctttttaaatattttctaatttttaaattagagttgccacacaatattacattagttgcAGGTGCACAGCATAATGATTAGATATTTATGTTCCTTATGAAGTGATCAGCGCAGTAAGCTTAGTAACCATATGTCACTATACATACTACATATACAATATTATTCACTCTATTCATTATGCTGGACATTACATCCCCATGAATTACTTTATAACTGGCAGCTTATATTTCTTAGTCCCCTTCCCCTTTTATGCCTGTCCTCCTgtttcctcccctctggcaaccattagcttgttctcttgtatctataagtttgtttctATCTTGTTGTGTTTGCCTCTTAGTTTTATAGCTAACACTGTAACTTGAGAAGAGGGAGCTGGGGtgaatcttgcttttttttttaaagtctatgaatgacctatttttttaattggaatatatttgccatataacattgtgtatgtTTACATGTGTAACATGTTGattcaatacatttatttattgcaaTATGATTGCCATTGTAGCCTTAGCCAGCAGCTTCTATCTCAATACAAAAAATGACCCTTTCCCTATGTGGTGTACATGATGAAGATCTAGCCTCTCAGCCAGTTTGTGGTGAGACAGAGGCTAAAAAGTCAGGTGTGTAGAATCTGCTGGAAGGCAGGACATCCTCACAAAAGTGTGTTCAGGGAGCTCGGGGAACTGGGAAAGTGGTAATGACACCTTGTACCGAAGTAACTGACATAAAGCAAATCAGCTTGT is drawn from Saccopteryx leptura isolate mSacLep1 chromosome 1, mSacLep1_pri_phased_curated, whole genome shotgun sequence and contains these coding sequences:
- the LOC136389611 gene encoding glycine N-acyltransferase-like isoform X2, with protein sequence MLHLQGSQMLQMLEKSLRKGLPESLKVYGTVFHMNQGNPFKLKALVDKWPDFNTVVVRPQEKEMTDDLDHYTNTYQIYSKDPKNCQEFLGSPEVINWKQHLQIQSSQSSLDEVIKNLVAIKSGQVKLKQCVLFMISGTAKKLVPSLLDAQKLSPDGGAYNSTTVLKQKMFKLSSLDVTHAALVDKFWSFGGNEKSQRFIERCIQNFPTFCLLGPEGTPVSWDLMDQTGELRMAGTVPEYRRHGLIFHVIRAQVQALEKFNFPMYSHVDRANHAMHKVCFKLSFVPMPADWNQWKYEPL
- the LOC136389611 gene encoding glycine N-acyltransferase-like isoform X1, which gives rise to MTLITTPTLTKSTPRTLRTVRNCLVHQKSSTGNSTCRSKAKIPAQMLHLQGSQMLQMLEKSLRKGLPESLKVYGTVFHMNQGNPFKLKALVDKWPDFNTVVVRPQEKEMTDDLDHYTNTYQIYSKDPKNCQEFLGSPEVINWKQHLQIQSSQSSLDEVIKNLVAIKSGQVKLKQCVLFMISGTAKKLVPSLLDAQKLSPDGGAYNSTTVLKQKMFKLSSLDVTHAALVDKFWSFGGNEKSQRFIERCIQNFPTFCLLGPEGTPVSWDLMDQTGELRMAGTVPEYRRHGLIFHVIRAQVQALEKFNFPMYSHVDRANHAMHKVCFKLSFVPMPADWNQWKYEPL